The following coding sequences lie in one Synechococcus sp. PCC 7336 genomic window:
- a CDS encoding type I polyketide synthase: protein MVEPQNTPPPATALNCSTVTSLLRERANHQADIVAFRFLLDGESESEHVTYGELDRRSRAIAAQLQAKNVRGERVLLLYPSGPDYIAAFFGCLYAGAIAVPAYPPRNRRHYPRIQAILQDSQAKLALTNSATLPQVQSLLRAETRPNCWQWMVTDGLQLGAEEGWVDPACESSSLAFLQYTSGSTGAPKGVMVSHANLLHNAAAIQHYFANNDRAVIASWLPPYHDMGLIGGILQPIYLGISMVLMPPEVFLQKPLRWLKAISNYRVSTSGGPNFAYDHCIRRISAEQAAELDLSCWEVAFNGAEPIRSDTIDRFARKFAPAGFRREAFYPCYGLAEATLFVTGSRRMQSPATQVVEGEALSQGQVVFAQERAGETSLLSCGRPALRLTVKIVDPETRTCCEVDRIGEIWVAGPNVAEGYWQQFEQTQATFDAHLADTGEGPFLRTGDLGFLHRGELFVTGRLKTTIVIRGRNYYPHDIESLVQASHAAFRLGCGAALGTSGPDGEQLVVVQEVERTALRSLDAETAISAARQAIAETFDLALAAIVLLKPGSIPKTSSGKIQHHLCREYFLSDRLEPIAQWQCSSKEDVNGSVAAHPVDIEQLSNTHGSQSSQARSKQSIQTWIVERVARQVGESARSISVDTPLAHYGSSSVDAVMLSGELSEWLDVELSPTLAYNYPTIASLSDYLADIVCGGSPQQQVQQTFSFEAGDSHQKAIAIIGLGCRFPGANSPEAFWQLLQEGRSAIASAANERWRIGDRVLAELDPKTREAIQWGGFLDSVDEFDPQFFGISPREAAAMDPQQRLLMEVTWEALENAGRVPTALAGSKTGVFIGISNGDYAHLNPGNCGPYVGTGNAFSIAANRLSYHLDLRGPSLAIDTACSSSLVAVHQASQSLRSGESDLAIAGGVSLMLTPNLTIAFARAGMLAADGRCKTFDAEADGYVRGEGCGVVILKRLQDAVRDGDPIVATLRGSAIVQDGRSNGLTAPNGLSQAATIRQALNNAAIDPKLIDYVEAHGTGTSLGDPIEMEALQAVLGTGREQAIPCWVGSVKTNIGHLEAAAGVAGLIKVALSLQQSEIPASLHLEQLNPAIASGISSLAIASTARQWRKNGRCRLAGVSSFGFGGTNCHAILAEAPERAVRKAERDRPQHLLALSAKSEAALKQLARHYADTLAAQKKLQIADVCHTANAGRAHFECRLALIVNSTSQLREQLQAFERGGEFRGWIGLDGTRDANPAKIAFLFGGQGSQYVGMGRQLYETQPVFRQTLDRCAEILETVLERPLLSVLYPPAGEISAIDKTANAQPALFALEYSLAQLWRSWGVQPDVLLGHSVGEYVAACVAGVFSLEAGLRLIAERACLMQSLPSAGVMAAVAAAPDRVRDAMQSAHFEDDGDTIAIATLNGPTNTVVSGTKGAVAKVLKILTEGEIRTKYLNVSHGFHSPLMEPMLSAFERVASEVEFAPAQIELISNVTGRAIGDEIATPGYWCRHIRQPVQFAKGIEAIQQRGCEILIDLSPNPLLIAMGRQCWANQPESPAFPTALWLPSLRQEREDWEMLSNSVAQLYVRGLDIDWQGFDRGYQRQHLQLPTYPFQRQQYWLSALTGTHFSGIQANGMLASGMRDQRRETGHPLLGQQLNLAGSPSIHFEAQMGPHAPVYFNHHRVFETPVVPLAVWLEMVLAAGRQQLGDRLTIAALRVARPLLLASEALTTIQVVLTPSDDRDWLVEILSLSANSTELDRNSSSAATSRWSLHASGKIVAESHSAERPILDPIELRTQCSDALSVEDLYRQFAGRGIAYGPEFRAVKAAWRCDGAALVQIELSESLLGDRDRYSLHPVLLDAGFQAVGAALGASCSDLYLPIAVEQVRCFNSAATDVWSHAQLDRDARNRGEQIVADVTLFDGAGAAIAQIVGLTLKRASREKLLGLEPDAWQDWFYEIEWQLKGRLGGRQPTDYMPAPSQIGDRLQRQWATMLAEPEMLQYLAACPQLEALCTAYIPQAFRQMGWSLSSGERFSEREAIERTGTVAQHHALLRRLLDILTEENILQRESSGWSVLRSPEAIDCSALAQQLAEQYPEIQAELTLASRCGQNLAAVLQGKCDPLQELLAPDGDLSLLTQLYRDSPGAMAVNHLVLQAVTEAIDRLPSDRAIRILEVGAGTGATTANLLPHLPESQLEYTFTDISTAFLTQAQAQFGERDCMHYRLLDLEAAPSEQGFELQQYDIAIAANVLHATADLRQSLAHIRQLLAPGGLLILLEGTRPARWLDLVFGLTEGWWRFSDRDLRPNSPLLSTSQWQSLLDSCGFEEAIGATSALGEDSTSSQQDAIVARAVEQSAAVEVVEQQRWLVMGDRRGYARELVRCWVADGAVVSWVEAGDAFVAQADGNFQIDCAQSSHYHQLLAEMQQLGQPLAGVVNLWGLDTTAADGLAPTQLSADLELTCGSVLNLVQALVRAQLPDPPRLWLVTRGAVSAGGTGDGISQSSLWGMARTLVREHPELNCSRVDLDPALDLKRPDGWRSLFEELVAGDREQEIALRAGQRLVARLTRCNRPEESRQRLQLPDNLPFQLQTARPGLLDTLEFQPCERRSPGAGEVELRVRATGLNFRDVLQAMGLLESRYAEQLGIAANPLPFGFECSGEIVALGSDVRGWSLGDAAIAAVTPGSFSRYVTVPFSTVVRKPTSLSFEAAATIPTAFLTAYYGLSRLAKVKAGDRVLIHAAAGGVGMAAVQLARHLGAEVFGTASPAKWQSLRAAGVRHIANSRSLDFADEFLAATDGRGVDVVLNCLSGAFIPKSLGLLKHGGRFVELGKRDVLSAQQVAESYSQIDYAAFDLGELAIASPQTIAAMLAEFMPLFEAGTLTPLPQTTFAIEEAIAAFRYMQQARHVGKIVLTQSPDRNGARVDGVGVVPASPIQFRSDATYAIAGGLGDLGLLTAKWMVERGAKTLVLVGRSEASSLVQPRLEALQAAGATVVTARADVAQRDPLETVFRNIAATLPPLKGIIHAAGLLDDGVLTHLSWEQFDRVLAPKVLGAWNLHQLSLGLSLDMFVLFSSAASLLGSPAQANHAAANAFLDSLAHYRRSQGLAGISINWGIWSDIGAAAKRNAGDRASFAGLGTLSPEAGLQAFEQALVRNPPQVGVVPIDWSQMGARAIDASPFLRRFSGKARPSGNAVTGKFLKQLDATPASERRSLLANFIRTQIAAVLGFDSAEDFDSRQGLMDLGMDSLTSLELKHRIEAGLDCQLRPTVAFDYPTIAELEDYLATTVLQLDRASPAPVELEAEIDGDRADSTSSPPNEKDLLSLLASVRDMSDSDIRNQLADRRLHR from the coding sequence ATGGTCGAACCCCAAAACACCCCCCCGCCTGCAACAGCGTTAAATTGTTCGACAGTCACGTCGTTGCTGCGAGAGAGGGCAAATCATCAAGCCGATATCGTGGCTTTTCGATTCCTGCTCGATGGTGAATCGGAATCCGAGCATGTGACTTACGGGGAGCTCGATCGCCGCTCCCGAGCAATTGCCGCACAGCTTCAGGCTAAGAACGTGCGGGGGGAGCGAGTTCTCTTGCTCTATCCCTCCGGCCCGGACTACATCGCAGCGTTTTTTGGCTGCTTGTACGCTGGGGCGATCGCCGTACCCGCCTATCCGCCGCGCAACCGCCGCCACTATCCCAGAATTCAAGCAATTTTGCAGGATTCTCAAGCCAAGCTGGCACTGACGAATTCGGCAACATTGCCGCAGGTGCAGTCATTATTGCGAGCGGAAACCAGGCCCAATTGCTGGCAGTGGATGGTAACGGATGGGCTGCAATTGGGGGCAGAAGAGGGTTGGGTCGACCCTGCATGCGAATCCTCTAGCTTGGCATTTCTGCAATACACATCTGGTTCGACCGGAGCGCCTAAAGGCGTTATGGTCAGCCATGCCAATCTCCTCCACAATGCCGCTGCGATTCAGCACTACTTTGCAAACAATGACCGAGCGGTTATAGCCTCGTGGCTGCCTCCCTATCACGATATGGGGTTGATTGGCGGGATCTTGCAACCCATTTATCTCGGCATCTCAATGGTGCTGATGCCTCCAGAAGTATTCCTACAAAAGCCATTGAGGTGGCTGAAAGCGATTTCAAATTATCGAGTTAGCACGAGCGGCGGCCCTAATTTTGCCTACGATCATTGCATTCGACGGATTTCGGCAGAGCAAGCAGCCGAGCTCGATCTGAGCTGTTGGGAAGTGGCGTTCAACGGTGCCGAACCCATTCGTTCCGACACGATCGATCGCTTCGCTCGCAAGTTTGCTCCGGCAGGCTTTCGGAGGGAAGCTTTTTATCCCTGCTATGGCCTTGCAGAAGCAACCTTGTTTGTGACCGGAAGCCGTCGCATGCAGTCTCCTGCGACGCAAGTCGTCGAGGGCGAAGCGCTCTCGCAGGGGCAAGTGGTTTTTGCGCAGGAGCGAGCTGGCGAAACAAGCTTGCTGAGTTGCGGTCGGCCGGCACTTCGATTGACCGTCAAAATTGTCGATCCCGAAACCAGGACTTGCTGCGAAGTCGATCGGATCGGCGAGATTTGGGTGGCCGGACCGAATGTTGCCGAGGGATATTGGCAACAGTTCGAGCAGACTCAAGCCACCTTTGACGCTCATTTAGCGGATACGGGCGAGGGGCCATTTTTACGCACTGGCGATTTGGGGTTCTTGCATCGGGGAGAGCTGTTTGTCACGGGGCGACTGAAAACCACGATTGTGATTCGAGGTCGGAATTACTATCCCCACGATATTGAATCATTGGTGCAGGCCAGTCATGCAGCATTTCGGTTGGGGTGCGGGGCCGCATTGGGTACGAGTGGCCCGGATGGGGAACAGTTAGTTGTCGTTCAAGAAGTCGAACGGACTGCTTTGCGATCGCTCGATGCGGAGACAGCGATCTCCGCTGCTCGACAGGCGATCGCCGAAACCTTCGACCTTGCTTTAGCTGCCATCGTTCTGCTCAAACCCGGCTCGATCCCCAAAACCTCTAGCGGCAAAATTCAGCATCATCTTTGCCGCGAGTACTTTTTAAGCGATCGACTAGAACCGATTGCGCAGTGGCAATGCTCCAGTAAGGAGGACGTTAATGGCTCAGTTGCAGCCCATCCGGTCGATATAGAGCAACTCTCGAACACTCATGGTTCCCAGTCGAGTCAGGCTCGCTCGAAACAGAGTATCCAAACCTGGATCGTCGAACGGGTGGCTCGACAGGTGGGAGAATCAGCTCGCTCCATTTCAGTCGATACCCCTCTAGCTCACTATGGCTCGAGTTCGGTAGACGCGGTGATGTTGTCGGGGGAACTGAGTGAATGGCTGGATGTGGAGTTATCTCCCACCTTGGCCTATAACTACCCAACGATTGCCAGCTTGTCAGACTATTTGGCGGATATCGTTTGCGGCGGGTCGCCGCAGCAGCAAGTACAGCAGACTTTCAGTTTCGAGGCGGGGGACTCGCATCAAAAGGCGATCGCCATTATTGGTCTGGGCTGCCGCTTTCCCGGTGCCAATAGCCCAGAAGCATTTTGGCAGCTATTGCAAGAGGGGCGATCGGCCATTGCCTCTGCTGCGAACGAACGCTGGAGGATTGGGGATCGCGTCTTGGCAGAGCTCGATCCTAAAACCCGAGAGGCCATTCAGTGGGGTGGTTTTCTCGATAGTGTGGACGAATTCGATCCTCAGTTTTTTGGCATCTCCCCCCGCGAGGCGGCGGCAATGGACCCCCAGCAACGCCTGTTGATGGAGGTGACTTGGGAGGCTTTAGAAAATGCCGGTCGAGTGCCAACTGCGCTGGCGGGCAGCAAAACCGGCGTATTTATCGGCATTAGCAATGGCGATTACGCCCATCTGAACCCAGGCAACTGCGGCCCCTATGTCGGGACTGGCAATGCTTTCAGCATTGCGGCAAACCGCCTGTCCTATCACTTGGATCTACGCGGCCCCAGCTTGGCGATCGATACCGCTTGCTCTTCGTCGCTAGTGGCCGTTCATCAGGCGTCTCAAAGTTTGCGATCGGGGGAAAGCGATCTGGCGATCGCGGGGGGCGTCAGCCTGATGCTGACACCGAACCTCACCATTGCCTTTGCGAGAGCCGGAATGCTGGCAGCGGACGGGCGCTGTAAAACGTTTGATGCCGAGGCGGATGGCTACGTTCGCGGCGAAGGCTGTGGGGTGGTTATCCTCAAGCGCTTGCAGGATGCCGTACGAGATGGCGATCCGATTGTCGCGACGCTGCGGGGCTCGGCGATCGTGCAAGACGGACGCAGTAATGGTTTGACCGCACCGAACGGTCTTTCTCAAGCGGCGACGATCCGCCAAGCTCTCAACAATGCCGCTATCGACCCCAAGCTGATTGACTATGTAGAAGCCCACGGCACCGGCACCTCTCTGGGCGATCCAATTGAGATGGAAGCGCTGCAAGCCGTTTTGGGAACAGGGCGCGAGCAAGCGATCCCCTGTTGGGTGGGGTCGGTCAAGACCAACATCGGCCATCTCGAAGCTGCTGCTGGGGTTGCCGGTTTGATTAAGGTTGCTCTGTCGTTGCAACAAAGCGAAATTCCTGCCAGTCTGCACCTCGAACAGCTCAATCCGGCGATCGCCTCGGGAATTTCATCGCTCGCGATCGCTAGCACTGCCCGACAGTGGCGCAAAAACGGTCGATGTCGGCTAGCAGGGGTGAGTTCCTTTGGTTTTGGGGGCACCAACTGCCACGCGATCTTGGCAGAGGCTCCAGAGCGAGCTGTCCGCAAAGCCGAACGCGATCGCCCCCAACATCTGCTAGCGCTATCGGCGAAGTCCGAAGCAGCGTTGAAACAATTAGCTCGGCATTATGCAGACACTTTAGCGGCACAGAAAAAGCTTCAGATTGCCGATGTTTGCCATACGGCTAATGCTGGCAGAGCGCACTTCGAGTGCAGGTTGGCGCTGATTGTCAACTCAACTAGCCAGTTGCGCGAACAATTGCAAGCCTTCGAACGCGGCGGTGAGTTTAGGGGATGGATTGGGCTAGACGGTACGCGAGACGCGAATCCTGCCAAGATTGCTTTTCTGTTTGGCGGTCAGGGATCTCAGTATGTCGGCATGGGGCGGCAGTTGTACGAGACCCAGCCTGTATTTCGCCAAACCCTCGATCGCTGTGCAGAAATATTAGAGACCGTTCTCGAACGCCCGTTGTTGTCGGTGCTTTATCCTCCTGCAGGCGAGATCTCGGCGATTGACAAGACAGCGAACGCGCAGCCTGCATTATTTGCACTGGAATATTCTTTGGCCCAACTGTGGCGCTCTTGGGGGGTCCAGCCGGATGTCTTGCTGGGGCATAGCGTTGGAGAATATGTCGCAGCCTGTGTGGCGGGGGTGTTTAGTTTAGAAGCTGGGCTGCGGTTGATTGCCGAGCGGGCCTGTTTGATGCAGTCACTGCCATCAGCCGGTGTTATGGCTGCTGTGGCTGCTGCCCCAGATCGAGTCCGCGATGCGATGCAATCGGCGCATTTCGAGGATGATGGCGACACGATCGCGATCGCCACCCTCAACGGACCGACGAATACCGTTGTTTCTGGAACCAAAGGGGCTGTTGCGAAAGTCCTCAAAATTTTGACCGAGGGCGAGATTCGGACGAAGTACCTGAACGTCTCGCATGGGTTTCATTCGCCCTTGATGGAGCCAATGCTATCGGCATTTGAAAGGGTTGCGAGCGAAGTTGAGTTTGCGCCTGCTCAAATCGAGCTGATTTCAAATGTCACGGGAAGGGCGATCGGCGATGAGATTGCCACGCCCGGTTATTGGTGCCGCCACATTCGTCAGCCGGTTCAGTTCGCTAAAGGCATAGAGGCCATCCAGCAGCGTGGCTGCGAAATACTCATCGATCTCAGCCCCAATCCTTTACTGATAGCGATGGGACGCCAGTGTTGGGCGAACCAGCCGGAAAGTCCGGCTTTTCCAACAGCATTGTGGTTACCTAGCCTGCGCCAGGAGCGGGAGGATTGGGAGATGCTCTCGAACAGTGTGGCTCAACTATACGTTCGAGGTCTCGATATCGATTGGCAAGGCTTTGACCGAGGCTACCAGCGGCAGCACCTACAATTACCGACCTATCCATTCCAGCGCCAGCAGTATTGGCTGTCCGCTCTGACAGGCACTCATTTCAGTGGGATTCAAGCCAACGGGATGCTGGCGAGTGGGATGCGAGACCAGCGGAGGGAGACGGGGCATCCGTTACTCGGACAGCAGCTCAATCTAGCTGGCTCGCCTTCGATCCATTTTGAAGCTCAAATGGGTCCGCACGCTCCGGTCTATTTCAACCATCACCGCGTGTTTGAGACCCCTGTGGTCCCGCTTGCTGTCTGGCTAGAAATGGTTCTGGCGGCAGGGCGGCAACAGCTCGGCGATCGCTTGACGATTGCAGCATTGCGAGTTGCTCGACCGCTGCTTTTAGCGAGCGAGGCCCTAACAACAATTCAGGTTGTTCTCACTCCCTCAGATGACCGCGACTGGTTAGTTGAAATATTGAGTTTGAGCGCTAATTCAACCGAACTCGATCGCAATAGCAGTTCTGCGGCAACCTCTCGCTGGAGTCTGCATGCCTCGGGGAAGATTGTGGCTGAAAGCCATTCTGCAGAACGGCCGATACTCGACCCAATTGAGTTGCGAACTCAATGCTCGGACGCTCTCTCGGTAGAGGACTTGTATCGCCAATTTGCAGGGCGGGGTATCGCATACGGTCCCGAGTTCAGAGCTGTCAAAGCGGCGTGGCGCTGCGATGGCGCTGCGTTGGTACAGATCGAACTATCCGAGTCGCTGCTAGGCGATCGCGATCGCTATTCGCTCCATCCTGTTTTGCTAGACGCAGGCTTCCAGGCGGTTGGGGCAGCTTTGGGAGCTAGTTGTTCGGATCTCTATTTACCAATTGCTGTCGAGCAGGTTCGATGTTTCAATTCTGCAGCCACGGATGTGTGGAGCCACGCTCAGTTAGACCGAGATGCTCGAAATCGTGGGGAGCAAATTGTTGCCGATGTCACGTTATTTGATGGAGCGGGAGCGGCGATCGCCCAAATTGTAGGGTTGACGTTAAAGCGAGCCAGCCGCGAGAAACTCTTGGGATTAGAACCTGATGCTTGGCAAGATTGGTTCTACGAAATTGAGTGGCAACTGAAGGGGCGATTGGGGGGCAGGCAACCTACAGACTACATGCCTGCCCCCTCTCAAATTGGCGATCGCCTGCAACGGCAATGGGCAACGATGCTGGCCGAACCAGAGATGCTGCAGTACTTGGCTGCTTGCCCGCAACTGGAAGCACTGTGTACGGCCTACATCCCTCAAGCTTTCCGACAGATGGGGTGGTCTCTAAGCAGCGGTGAAAGATTTAGCGAACGGGAGGCGATCGAGCGGACGGGAACGGTTGCGCAACACCATGCCCTCTTGCGCCGCTTGCTCGACATCTTGACAGAAGAAAACATCTTGCAACGGGAGTCTTCAGGCTGGTCTGTCCTGCGATCGCCCGAGGCGATCGACTGTTCGGCGCTCGCGCAGCAATTGGCCGAGCAGTATCCAGAAATTCAGGCGGAGCTGACTTTGGCGAGCCGCTGCGGGCAGAACCTCGCAGCAGTGTTGCAAGGCAAGTGCGACCCCTTGCAAGAGCTGCTCGCGCCCGATGGCGATCTGTCTTTGTTAACTCAGCTCTACCGCGACTCGCCGGGTGCAATGGCCGTCAATCATTTGGTGTTGCAGGCGGTGACGGAGGCGATCGATCGCCTGCCGAGCGATCGGGCTATTCGGATTTTGGAGGTGGGGGCCGGAACGGGCGCAACAACGGCCAATCTCTTACCCCACTTACCCGAGAGCCAACTGGAGTACACCTTTACTGACATATCCACCGCCTTCCTCACCCAAGCACAAGCCCAGTTCGGCGAGCGCGATTGCATGCACTATCGCCTCCTCGATCTCGAAGCCGCTCCTAGCGAGCAAGGGTTCGAACTCCAGCAATACGACATCGCGATCGCGGCCAATGTCTTGCACGCAACGGCCGATCTGCGACAGAGCCTCGCACATATCCGGCAGCTCTTGGCTCCTGGAGGGCTGTTAATTCTGTTAGAAGGAACTCGCCCCGCCCGCTGGCTCGATCTCGTATTCGGTTTAACCGAAGGTTGGTGGCGATTTAGCGATCGCGATTTGCGTCCCAATTCCCCCTTACTCTCCACTTCTCAATGGCAGTCACTGCTCGACAGTTGTGGGTTTGAGGAGGCCATTGGGGCGACCTCTGCTCTGGGCGAAGACTCTACCTCCTCTCAGCAAGATGCGATCGTGGCCCGAGCGGTCGAGCAATCTGCGGCGGTGGAGGTGGTGGAACAGCAGCGATGGCTGGTGATGGGCGATCGGCGGGGATATGCCCGGGAACTCGTCCGTTGCTGGGTGGCCGACGGTGCGGTTGTGAGCTGGGTGGAGGCGGGAGATGCTTTTGTCGCCCAGGCCGACGGCAATTTCCAGATCGATTGCGCTCAGTCAAGCCACTATCATCAACTGCTTGCCGAAATGCAGCAATTGGGTCAGCCCCTCGCCGGTGTCGTCAATTTGTGGGGCCTCGATACCACTGCTGCGGACGGCCTCGCACCGACTCAGTTGAGTGCTGATTTGGAATTAACCTGCGGCAGTGTCCTCAACCTCGTGCAGGCACTGGTTCGAGCTCAGCTACCCGATCCTCCCAGGTTGTGGCTCGTCACTCGCGGTGCCGTATCGGCTGGAGGGACTGGCGATGGCATCTCTCAATCCTCCCTTTGGGGCATGGCACGGACCCTCGTGCGAGAACACCCCGAGTTGAACTGCTCGCGGGTGGATTTAGATCCGGCACTGGATTTGAAGAGGCCGGATGGCTGGCGATCGCTATTTGAAGAATTGGTGGCTGGCGATCGCGAGCAAGAAATTGCCTTGCGGGCAGGACAGCGGTTGGTGGCGCGCTTGACCCGCTGCAATCGCCCAGAAGAGAGCCGCCAGCGATTGCAATTACCCGACAATCTCCCCTTTCAATTACAGACCGCCCGCCCGGGTCTGTTGGACACACTTGAATTTCAGCCCTGCGAGCGGCGATCGCCGGGGGCAGGCGAAGTGGAACTGCGGGTACGAGCCACCGGCTTGAATTTTCGAGATGTCTTGCAGGCGATGGGGCTCCTCGAAAGTCGCTATGCGGAGCAATTGGGCATCGCAGCAAACCCGTTACCGTTTGGGTTTGAGTGCTCGGGCGAAATTGTCGCCCTCGGTTCTGACGTGAGGGGTTGGTCGCTGGGAGATGCCGCGATCGCTGCAGTCACCCCCGGCAGTTTCAGCCGCTACGTCACCGTTCCCTTCAGCACCGTCGTTCGCAAGCCAACTTCCCTCAGCTTTGAAGCAGCGGCAACGATACCGACAGCGTTTTTGACGGCCTATTACGGCTTGTCCCGTCTGGCCAAAGTTAAGGCAGGCGATCGCGTTCTCATTCACGCCGCCGCAGGCGGTGTCGGTATGGCCGCCGTTCAACTGGCCCGTCATTTGGGGGCCGAGGTGTTCGGCACTGCCAGTCCGGCGAAATGGCAGTCTTTGCGTGCCGCTGGGGTTCGACATATTGCGAACTCGCGCTCGCTGGATTTTGCCGATGAATTTCTGGCTGCCACCGACGGTCGAGGGGTCGATGTCGTACTCAATTGTCTGAGCGGAGCCTTTATCCCGAAAAGCTTGGGGTTGCTGAAGCATGGCGGGCGCTTCGTCGAGCTAGGCAAGCGCGATGTGCTTTCAGCGCAACAGGTGGCGGAGAGCTACAGCCAGATCGACTATGCTGCTTTCGACTTAGGTGAATTGGCGATCGCTTCGCCGCAAACGATTGCTGCAATGCTGGCTGAATTCATGCCGCTGTTTGAAGCCGGAACTCTGACCCCACTGCCCCAAACGACGTTCGCAATCGAAGAGGCGATCGCGGCTTTTCGCTACATGCAGCAGGCGCGTCACGTCGGCAAGATTGTTTTGACGCAAAGCCCAGATCGAAATGGAGCGCGGGTCGATGGAGTGGGGGTAGTTCCAGCCAGCCCCATTCAATTCCGCTCCGACGCCACTTATGCGATCGCTGGCGGCCTGGGAGATTTAGGGCTGCTGACTGCCAAATGGATGGTGGAACGGGGGGCCAAGACTTTGGTGCTGGTGGGTCGCAGCGAGGCTTCCAGTCTCGTTCAACCGCGTTTGGAAGCGTTGCAAGCTGCTGGAGCGACAGTGGTTACTGCCCGAGCGGACGTTGCCCAACGCGACCCCTTAGAAACTGTCTTCCGCAATATCGCAGCCACGCTCCCGCCATTGAAAGGAATCATTCACGCGGCAGGGTTACTTGACGACGGGGTTTTAACTCACTTGTCTTGGGAGCAATTCGATCGCGTTTTGGCCCCGAAAGTTCTCGGTGCTTGGAATCTACACCAGCTCTCGCTGGGGCTTTCGCTGGACATGTTTGTTCTGTTCTCTTCTGCCGCCTCACTGTTGGGTTCGCCCGCCCAAGCCAACCACGCTGCCGCTAACGCATTCTTAGATTCACTGGCTCACTACCGGCGATCGCAGGGGTTGGCGGGTATCAGCATCAATTGGGGTATTTGGTCCGATATTGGGGCGGCGGCCAAACGCAATGCAGGCGATCGCGCTAGTTTTGCCGGGTTGGGAACCCTTTCCCCCGAGGCCGGACTGCAAGCTTTCGAGCAAGCTTTAGTCCGAAATCCCCCTCAAGTGGGTGTCGTGCCCATTGACTGGTCGCAGATGGGCGCTCGGGCGATCGATGCCTCTCCTTTTTTGAGGCGTTTCTCGGGTAAAGCTCGCCCGAGCGGCAATGCAGTCACTGGCAAGTTTCTCAAACAGCTCGACGCCACCCCCGCCAGCGAGCGACGCTCTCTCCTGGCAAATTTCATCCGCACTCAAATTGCCGCAGTTTTGGGGTTCGACTCTGCCGAAGACTTTGATTCCCGTCAGGGGCTGATGGACTTGGGCATGGATTCTCTCACCTCACTAGAACTGAAGCACCGCATCGAAGCGGGTTTGGACTGTCAGTTACGACCGACTGTTGCTTTTGACTACCCCACGATTGCGGAACTCGAAGACTACCTGGCCACGACAGTCTTGCAACTGGATAGGGCATCTCCAGCCCCCGTGGAGCTGGAGGCCGAGATCGATGGCGATCGCGCCGACTCCACGAGTTCCCCGCCGAACGAGAAAGATCTGCTGTCACTGCTGGCTAGCGTTCGAGACATGTCCGACAGTGACATCCGCAATCAATTGGCCGATCGACGGCTGCATCGCTGA